The following coding sequences lie in one Amycolatopsis cihanbeyliensis genomic window:
- the ectB gene encoding diaminobutyrate--2-oxoglutarate transaminase: protein MSIFETLESEVRSYSRGWPAVFDRAQGSWLYAEDGKAYLDFFAGAGALNYGHNNPALKKALIDYISRDGVTHSLDMFTVAKRDFLESLDEVILKPRSMEYKVIFPGPGGANAVEAALKLARKVTGKESVINFTNAFHGMTLGALSVTGNSMKRGGAGIPLVHATPMPYDKYFDGAYPDFLYFERLLEDSGSGLNEPAAVIVETVQGEGGINAARLEWLQGLAELCKRHGILLILDDVQMGCGRTGPFFSFEDAGIKPDMICLSKSISGYGLPMALTLINPELDVWAPGEHNGTFRGISPAFVTATEALRTYWRDDELEKSTKAKGERIGGVFKELVQSYPDARLVAKGRGLARGLEFPDGETAGKVCAAAFDRGLLMETSGPDGEVVKLLPALTTTDSEFTQGLEIIEESVKAVLSP, encoded by the coding sequence GTGAGCATCTTCGAAACGCTCGAATCGGAAGTGCGCAGCTACAGTCGTGGCTGGCCGGCCGTGTTCGACCGGGCGCAGGGGAGTTGGCTCTACGCCGAGGACGGCAAAGCCTATCTTGATTTCTTCGCCGGGGCGGGGGCGCTCAACTACGGGCACAACAACCCGGCGCTGAAGAAAGCGCTGATCGACTACATATCGCGGGACGGCGTAACGCACTCGCTGGACATGTTCACCGTGGCCAAGCGGGACTTCCTGGAGAGCCTGGACGAGGTGATCCTGAAGCCGCGCTCCATGGAGTACAAGGTGATCTTCCCCGGCCCCGGCGGCGCCAACGCGGTCGAGGCCGCGCTGAAGCTGGCCCGCAAGGTGACCGGGAAGGAATCGGTCATCAACTTCACCAACGCGTTCCACGGTATGACGCTGGGCGCGCTCTCGGTGACCGGGAACTCGATGAAGCGTGGCGGCGCGGGCATCCCGCTGGTACACGCCACGCCGATGCCCTACGACAAGTACTTCGACGGCGCCTACCCGGACTTCCTGTACTTCGAGCGGCTGCTGGAGGACTCCGGCAGCGGGCTGAACGAGCCCGCCGCGGTGATCGTGGAGACCGTGCAGGGCGAGGGCGGGATCAACGCCGCCCGGCTGGAGTGGTTGCAGGGCCTTGCCGAGCTGTGCAAGCGGCACGGCATCCTGCTGATCCTGGACGACGTCCAGATGGGCTGCGGGCGCACCGGCCCGTTCTTCAGCTTCGAGGACGCCGGGATCAAGCCGGACATGATCTGCCTCTCCAAGTCCATCAGCGGCTACGGCCTTCCGATGGCGCTCACCCTGATCAACCCCGAGCTGGACGTGTGGGCGCCCGGTGAGCACAACGGCACCTTCCGCGGCATCAGCCCGGCCTTCGTCACCGCCACCGAGGCGCTGCGCACCTACTGGCGGGACGACGAGCTGGAGAAGTCGACCAAGGCCAAGGGCGAGCGGATCGGCGGCGTGTTCAAGGAGCTCGTGCAGAGCTACCCGGACGCGCGGCTGGTCGCCAAGGGTCGTGGCCTGGCTCGCGGCCTCGAGTTTCCGGACGGCGAGACGGCTGGCAAGGTATGCGCCGCCGCCTTCGACCGGGGCCTGCTGATGGAGACCTCCGGTCCGGACGGTGAGGTCGTGAAGCTGCTGCCCGCGCTGACCACCACGGACTCCGAGTTCACCCAGGGCCTGGAGATCATCGAGGAGTCGGTCAAGGCCGTACTCTCGCCCTGA
- a CDS encoding DUF445 domain-containing protein: protein MDAILDDFTRNWPIYCSIPIVAALIGYVTKLLAIRMMFAPLEFAGIKPFLGWQGIVPKRAARMAGIACDTMTRQLIRPSDVVNRLDPERIAREIEKPLLAAAEEIVRDIAAEYQPGLWESLPDRVQRMVISRVQAEAPKMVAEVMATIKRDVDSVFDLKDMVVTSLVKDKALLNRIFQEAGRKEFRFIAHSGIYFGGLIGVVQMVVWVLFKVPIIMPLFGLFIGWFTDWLALKMIFHPKQPVRYFGLFEWQGLFLKRRAEVSEAYAELIAKEIITPHNVIEAVLRGPLSDKVLALIQRQVDLELSRHASVAKPLVVLAVGGKRYQTMKLRISEQIMARLPETMRYIEDYAEDAMDIRNLLVHKMKELDAEEFEGLLRPAFQQDEWILILTGALLGGLVGELQVQAVLLLTP from the coding sequence ATGGACGCGATCCTGGATGATTTCACGCGGAACTGGCCGATCTACTGCTCCATCCCGATCGTCGCGGCGCTGATCGGCTACGTGACCAAGCTGCTGGCGATCCGGATGATGTTCGCCCCGCTGGAGTTCGCCGGGATCAAGCCGTTTCTCGGTTGGCAGGGGATCGTGCCGAAACGCGCGGCGCGGATGGCGGGCATCGCCTGCGACACGATGACCCGGCAGTTGATTCGCCCCAGCGACGTGGTGAACCGGCTGGACCCGGAACGGATCGCGCGGGAGATCGAGAAGCCGCTACTGGCCGCGGCCGAGGAGATCGTCCGGGACATCGCGGCCGAGTACCAGCCGGGACTGTGGGAGTCGTTGCCGGACCGGGTGCAGCGCATGGTGATCAGCCGGGTGCAGGCCGAGGCGCCGAAGATGGTCGCCGAGGTGATGGCCACCATCAAGCGGGACGTGGACAGCGTCTTCGACCTCAAGGACATGGTCGTCACCAGCCTGGTGAAGGACAAGGCGCTGCTGAACCGGATCTTCCAGGAGGCCGGGCGCAAGGAGTTCCGGTTCATCGCCCACTCCGGGATCTACTTCGGCGGCCTGATCGGCGTGGTGCAGATGGTGGTGTGGGTGCTGTTCAAGGTCCCCATCATCATGCCGCTGTTCGGCCTGTTCATCGGCTGGTTCACCGACTGGCTGGCGCTGAAGATGATCTTCCATCCGAAGCAGCCGGTGCGCTACTTCGGACTGTTCGAGTGGCAGGGGCTGTTCCTCAAACGCCGCGCCGAGGTGTCCGAGGCCTACGCCGAGCTGATCGCGAAGGAGATCATCACCCCGCACAACGTGATCGAGGCGGTGCTGCGCGGGCCGCTGTCGGACAAGGTGCTCGCGCTGATCCAGCGGCAGGTCGACCTGGAACTGTCCCGGCACGCGAGCGTGGCGAAGCCGCTGGTGGTGCTGGCCGTGGGCGGCAAGCGGTACCAGACGATGAAGCTGCGGATCTCCGAGCAGATCATGGCGAGGCTCCCGGAGACCATGCGCTACATCGAGGACTACGCCGAGGACGCCATGGACATCCGCAACCTGCTGGTGCACAAGATGAAGGAGCTGGACGCGGAGGAGTTCGAGGGCCTGCTCCGGCCCGCGTTCCAGCAGGACGAATGGATCCTCATCCTGACCGGCGCCCTGCTCGGCGGCCTGGTCGGCGAGCTCCAGGTCCAGGCCGTCCTCCTGCTGACCCCTTGA
- a CDS encoding MarR family winged helix-turn-helix transcriptional regulator has translation MDPGTDDLTPARLLRLPSWLLTQSAMHAHRQVGSGLATVGARGYHYRLLATLEEFGPASQAALGRRSGIHVSDIVAAVNELAGDKFVERAPDPADRRRNIITITPAGRRRLRKLDRQLAQVQDELLAPLSAAERGQLTNLLGRILDHHQERPDER, from the coding sequence ATGGATCCTGGGACCGACGACCTGACGCCCGCCCGGTTGCTGCGCCTGCCGAGCTGGCTGCTGACCCAGTCGGCGATGCACGCCCATCGCCAGGTGGGCTCCGGGCTGGCCACGGTGGGCGCCCGTGGCTACCACTACCGGCTACTGGCGACCCTGGAGGAGTTCGGACCGGCCAGCCAGGCCGCCCTCGGCCGCCGCAGCGGGATCCACGTCAGCGACATCGTGGCGGCCGTGAACGAACTCGCCGGGGACAAGTTCGTGGAACGCGCGCCCGACCCCGCCGACCGGCGACGCAACATCATCACCATCACCCCGGCCGGGCGGCGCAGGCTACGCAAGCTGGACCGGCAGCTGGCCCAGGTCCAGGACGAGCTGCTGGCGCCATTGTCGGCCGCGGAACGCGGTCAGCTCACCAACCTCCTCGGCCGAATCCTGGACCACCACCAGGAAAGGCCGGACGAAAGATGA
- a CDS encoding epoxide hydrolase family protein, protein MITPFRVEIPEHALADLHQRLDRTRWPDELPGTGWDYGLPQARLRELTRYWREDYDWRAQEERLNALPQYTTEIDGQRVHFLHLRSARQDALPLLLTHGWPGSIVEFLDVLEPLAGRFHLVIPSIPGFGFSGPTRERGWDVHRVARAWAELMHRLGYRRYGAQGGDWGSAISRALGALAPEAVVGVHLSYLPTPPPAEGVGELSAADQRRLAGIGEYLARRPGYQVMQETEPQTLAYGMADSPVGQLAVIAARFAEWTDPAGEISFDRLLTNVMLYWLTGTAASSSRLRWESTRGGPGGSLACPVPVGVAVFAHDITLPIRAFAERSYRITHWSEFGRGGHFPALEVPGSFAADVGTFFG, encoded by the coding sequence GTGATCACGCCCTTCCGCGTCGAGATCCCGGAACACGCACTCGCCGACCTGCACCAGCGGCTGGACCGGACCCGCTGGCCCGACGAACTACCCGGAACGGGCTGGGACTACGGCCTCCCGCAGGCGCGGTTACGGGAGCTGACCCGATACTGGCGCGAGGACTACGACTGGCGGGCGCAGGAAGAACGGCTGAACGCGTTGCCGCAGTACACGACCGAGATCGACGGCCAGCGGGTGCACTTCCTGCACCTGCGGTCCGCCCGGCAGGACGCGCTCCCGCTGCTGCTCACGCACGGCTGGCCCGGCTCCATTGTGGAGTTCCTGGATGTGCTGGAGCCGCTGGCCGGACGGTTCCACCTGGTGATCCCCTCGATCCCGGGGTTCGGCTTCTCCGGCCCGACCCGCGAGCGCGGCTGGGATGTGCACCGCGTCGCCCGTGCCTGGGCGGAGTTGATGCACAGGCTCGGGTACCGCCGGTACGGGGCGCAGGGCGGTGACTGGGGCTCCGCGATCTCCCGCGCGCTCGGCGCGCTCGCGCCCGAGGCGGTGGTCGGGGTGCACCTCAGCTACCTTCCGACGCCCCCGCCCGCCGAGGGGGTGGGTGAGCTGTCCGCGGCGGACCAGCGCAGGCTCGCGGGAATCGGGGAGTACCTCGCCAGGCGGCCCGGCTACCAGGTCATGCAGGAGACCGAGCCGCAGACGCTGGCCTACGGGATGGCCGACTCGCCGGTCGGGCAACTCGCCGTGATCGCGGCCAGGTTCGCCGAATGGACCGACCCGGCGGGCGAGATCTCCTTCGATCGGCTGCTCACCAACGTCATGCTGTACTGGCTCACCGGGACCGCGGCCTCGTCCTCCCGCCTGCGGTGGGAGAGCACCCGCGGTGGGCCTGGCGGGTCCCTTGCCTGCCCGGTGCCGGTGGGTGTGGCCGTGTTCGCGCACGACATCACCCTGCCCATCCGCGCCTTCGCCGAACGGTCGTACCGGATCACGCACTGGAGCGAGTTCGGCCGTGGCGGCCACTTTCCCGCGCTGGAGGTACCCGGTTCGTTCGCCGCGGACGTCGGCACGTTCTTCGGGTAG
- the ectA gene encoding diaminobutyrate acetyltransferase, translating into MSGKHTQRANGDNAAADHVVIESPTKSDGAALWRIARDSQKLDLNSSYAYLLWCHDFTDTSVVARVDGKAVGFVIGYRRQSKQDAAVVWQVAVDDSQRGRGLAGRMLDTLFIGLVRHGVRYLETTITPDNEASIRLFRSFAERWDAELETAELFAAADFPDEHEAEHIYRIGPLADRA; encoded by the coding sequence ATGTCCGGAAAGCACACACAGCGTGCCAACGGCGACAATGCAGCGGCCGACCACGTGGTGATCGAATCACCCACCAAGTCGGATGGTGCGGCCCTCTGGCGAATCGCGCGCGATTCGCAAAAGCTGGACCTGAACTCGTCGTACGCCTACTTGCTATGGTGCCATGATTTCACCGATACGTCCGTGGTGGCGCGAGTAGACGGAAAAGCCGTCGGGTTCGTGATCGGCTACCGTCGCCAGTCGAAGCAGGACGCCGCCGTCGTGTGGCAGGTCGCCGTGGACGACTCGCAACGCGGTCGTGGTTTGGCCGGCCGCATGCTGGATACCCTCTTCATCGGGTTGGTGCGGCACGGTGTGCGGTACCTGGAGACGACCATCACACCGGACAACGAAGCGTCCATCCGGTTGTTCCGCTCGTTCGCCGAGCGGTGGGACGCCGAGCTGGAGACCGCGGAGCTGTTCGCGGCCGCGGATTTCCCGGATGAGCACGAAGCGGAACACATTTACCGCATCGGTCCGCTCGCCGACCGTGCGTGA
- a CDS encoding GNAT family N-acetyltransferase: MKGIAIRPARHDELAAVAELRWQWVRESGRSPGTTHDEFVYRFVTWAGRHVHSHRCLVAVRDGPVVGMAWLAILQRVPTPLAVERASGDVQCVYVMPAERASGLGGRLIRAVLELAHELGLERVTVHSSTRAVPAYSRHGFAASPRLLQAEPATSSR, translated from the coding sequence ATGAAGGGCATCGCCATCCGTCCGGCCAGGCACGACGAGCTGGCCGCTGTTGCCGAACTTCGATGGCAGTGGGTCCGGGAAAGCGGAAGGTCGCCCGGCACCACGCACGACGAGTTCGTGTATCGCTTCGTGACATGGGCAGGCCGGCACGTGCACTCCCACCGTTGCCTGGTCGCCGTCCGCGACGGCCCCGTTGTCGGCATGGCGTGGTTGGCCATCCTCCAGCGGGTACCGACCCCGCTTGCCGTCGAACGGGCGTCCGGCGATGTGCAATGCGTCTACGTCATGCCGGCGGAACGAGCCAGTGGCTTGGGGGGTCGGCTGATCCGGGCGGTTCTGGAGCTCGCACACGAACTTGGGCTCGAGCGCGTGACCGTTCACTCCAGCACCCGAGCCGTTCCGGCGTACTCACGTCACGGATTCGCGGCGTCCCCACGTCTGCTTCAGGCCGAGCCCGCCACCTCGTCGAGGTAG
- a CDS encoding ectoine synthase, with protein sequence MIVRTLDEVTDTDADIKTPNWRSKRIVLAKEKAGFSVHETTLYAGTVNDFWYANHIEAVFVFEGEGEITDKATGETHQLKPGSLYLLNNHDKHQVRPRTDMRTVCVFNPPVTGREVHDENGVYPLVREEDDLAGDVTS encoded by the coding sequence TTGATCGTCCGTACCCTCGATGAGGTCACCGACACCGACGCCGATATCAAGACTCCGAACTGGCGCAGCAAGCGAATTGTGCTCGCCAAGGAGAAGGCCGGTTTCTCGGTGCATGAGACCACGCTGTACGCGGGAACCGTCAACGATTTCTGGTACGCGAACCACATCGAGGCGGTGTTCGTTTTCGAGGGCGAAGGCGAGATTACCGACAAGGCTACCGGCGAGACGCACCAGCTCAAGCCGGGCTCGCTGTACCTGCTGAACAACCATGACAAGCATCAGGTGCGGCCGCGCACGGACATGCGCACGGTGTGCGTGTTCAACCCGCCGGTGACCGGCAGGGAGGTGCACGACGAGAACGGCGTGTACCCGCTCGTCCGCGAGGAAGACGACCTGGCGGGCGACGTCACCTCCTGA
- a CDS encoding HhH-GPD-type base excision DNA repair protein, whose protein sequence is MPNKLTLTGDAEADRLLSSDPFALLTGMLLDQQIPMEVAFIGPRKIADRMDGFSITKIARTDLEEFVALCVRQKPGIHRYGASMARRIHTLARHVVDAYGGRTEAIWTEGDPDGKEVLKRLKALPGYGEQKAKIFLALLGKQLGVQPAGWREAAGAYGEEGSRRSIADVTDPDTLAEVRAFKKADKAAAKK, encoded by the coding sequence ATGCCGAACAAGCTCACCCTCACCGGCGACGCCGAAGCCGACAGGCTGCTGTCCAGCGACCCGTTCGCCCTGCTCACCGGCATGCTGCTGGACCAGCAGATCCCGATGGAGGTCGCCTTCATCGGTCCGCGGAAGATCGCGGACCGGATGGACGGTTTCAGTATCACCAAGATCGCGCGGACCGATCTCGAGGAGTTCGTGGCGCTCTGCGTGCGGCAGAAGCCGGGCATCCACCGCTACGGCGCTTCGATGGCGCGCCGGATACACACGCTGGCGCGGCACGTCGTGGATGCCTACGGCGGCCGCACCGAGGCGATCTGGACCGAGGGTGACCCGGACGGCAAGGAGGTGCTGAAGCGGCTCAAGGCGCTGCCCGGTTACGGCGAGCAGAAGGCGAAGATCTTCCTCGCCCTGCTCGGCAAGCAGCTCGGCGTCCAGCCGGCGGGCTGGCGCGAGGCCGCGGGCGCCTACGGCGAGGAAGGGTCCCGCCGCTCGATCGCCGACGTCACCGACCCGGACACCCTCGCCGAGGTCCGTGCCTTCAAGAAGGCGGACAAGGCCGCCGCCAAGAAGTAG